One genomic window of Microtus ochrogaster isolate Prairie Vole_2 unplaced genomic scaffold, MicOch1.0 UNK41, whole genome shotgun sequence includes the following:
- the P2ry6 gene encoding P2Y purinoceptor 6, translating to MERDNGTIQTPGLPPTTCVYREDFKQLLLPPVYSVVLVVGLPLNICVIAQICASRQTLTRSAVYTLNLALADLLYACSLPLLIYNYARGDHWPFGDLACRLVRFLFYANLHGSILFLTCISFQRYLGICHPLAPWHKRGGRRAAWVVCGAVWLAVTAQCLPTAVFAATGIQRNRTVCYDLSPPILSTRYLPYGMALTVIGFLLPFTALLACYCCMARRLCRQDGPVGLVAQERRSKAARMAVVVAAVFAISFLPFHITKTAYLAVRSTPGVSCPVLETFAAAYKGTRPFASANSVLDPVLFYFTQQKFRRHPHELLQKLTVKWQKRSLRPQGKP from the coding sequence ATGGAGAGGGACAATGGCACCATCCAGACACCAGGCTTGCCGCCCACTACATGTGTCTACCGTGAGGATTTCAAGCAACTGCTGCTACCCCCGGTGTACTCAGTGGTGTTGGTGGTGGGCCTGCCGCTGAACATCTGCGTCATCGCTCAGATCTGCGCATCCCGTCAGACCCTGACGCGCTCGGCTGTGTACACCCTGAACCTGGCACTGGCAGACCTGCTGTACGCCTGCTCACTGCCCCTACTCATCTATAACTACGCCAGAGGGGACCACTGGCCCTTCGGAGACCTGGCCTGCCGCCTCGTGCGCTTTCTCTTCTATGCCAACCTACATGGCAGCATCCTGTTCCTCACCTGCATCAGCTTCCAGCGCTACCTGGGTATCTGCCACCCGCTGGCCCCCTGGCACAAGCGTGGCGGTCGCCGTGCTGCCTGGGTGGTATGTGGAGCAGTGTGGCTGGCCGTGACAGCTCAGTGCCTGCCCACAGCAGTCTTTGCTGCCACGGGCATCCAACGCAACCGCACTGTCTGCTATGACCTGAGCCCACCCATCCTGTCCACCCGCTACTTGCCCTATGGCATGGCTCTCACGGTCATCGGCTTCTTGCTGCCCTTCACAGCCTTACTGGCCTGCTACTGTTGCATGGCCCGCCGCCTGTGCCGCCAGGATGGCCCAGTAGGACTTGTGGCCCAAGAGCGGCGCAGCAAGGCAGCCCGTATGGCTGTGGTGGTGGCGGCTGTCTTCGCCatcagtttccttcctttccacaTCACCAAGACAGCTTACTTGGCGGTGCGGTCGACACCCGGTGTCTCTTGCCCTGTACTGGAGACATTTGCAGCTGCCTACAAAGGCACCCGGCCCTTTGCCAGTGCCAATAGTGTACTGGACCCTGTTCTCTTCTACTTCACACAGCAGAAGTTCCGGCGGCATCCACATGAGCTCCTACAGAAGCTCACAGTTAAGTGGCAGAAGCGGAGTCTGAGGCCTCAGGGCAAACCCTGA